Proteins encoded in a region of the Mercenaria mercenaria strain notata chromosome 1, MADL_Memer_1, whole genome shotgun sequence genome:
- the LOC128547912 gene encoding uncharacterized protein LOC128547912: protein MTETEGPKSKETLSVAISYLLDHLGYSDQRIKERCYFAAKSSFAKCESTKRILKNTEIEKIFIGSQSDGTGLTRLSDIDMLQVNHAVICVENANDVPDKRLVAFKLDYKSTPTGYSQLLLINKGTDERFAEIKYALVYRNGKQYLSSDRFMTRNDDVFLKSKGFIGRNTCYYPRKGPSIPKYVKETYLEQFANYCTGFDLPKQSMDFIRAFPCKSKSLLKSWSQSNKTSKWPSQKMKDVIMTLPMHVVPVGHKTSRNRGNEWRVSFTMAEQYLVQSFNNSQVKLLVLLKLIAKHLLHPISPDITSYIMKHVTFWILAKHAEAEFKLEHLYQQTEISLLFLKSSIESGKLLHFIATKRNLFEQKISKAHKTKLLEKVTFLLDNGQSIVSQFLWDTNELGKFLVVREEIKKMAIASAVDNTENFKTTLFSYKSFSDYMEN, encoded by the exons ATGACGGAGACTGAAGGACCAAAGTCAAAAGAAACTTTGTCAGTCGCAATAAGTTATCTGCTAGATCATCTGGGATATAGTGATCAAAGAATTAAAGAGAGATGTTACTTCGCCGCCAAATCCTCTTTTGCTAAATGTGAATCAACTAAACGGATCTTAAAGAACACTGAAATTGAGAAAATATTCATTGGAAGCCAAAGTGATGGGACTGGATTGACACGCTTGAGTGACATTGACATGCTACAAGTCAACCATGCGGTTATCTGTGTTGAGAATGCAAATGATGTACCAGATAAGAGACTTGTAGCATTCAAACTTGATTATAAAAGTACACCAACTGGATACTCACAATTGTTATTGATAAACAAAGGGACGGATGAAAGATTTGCTGAAATAAAGTATGCGCTAGTGTACAGAAATGGGAAGCAGTACTTATCAAGTGATAGATTCATGACTAGAAATGACGACGTTTTTCTGAAGTCTAAAGGTTTTATTGGAAGAAATACATGCTACTATCCAAGAAAAGGGCCTTCAATTCCAAAATATGTGAAGGAGACTTATTTGGAACAGTTTGCCAATTACTGTACAGGATTTGATTTGCCAAAACAGTCGATGGACTTCATCAGAGCTTTTCCTTGTAAAAGTAAGTCTCTGCTAAAATCATGGAGTCAATCAAATAAGACAAGTAAGTGGCCTTCCCAGAAAATGAAGGACGTGATAATGACCTTACCCATGCATGTAGTTCCAGTTGGCCACAAAACCAGCAGGAATAGAGGTAACGAATGGCGAGTAAGTTTCACAATGGCAGAACAATATCTGGTGCAGTCATTCAATAACTCGCAGGTAAAGCTGCTAGTTCTACTAAAACTCATCGCTAAACATTTGTTACACCCAATTTCACCGGATATTACATCATACATAATGAAACATGTCACATTTTGGATCCTTGCAAAGCATGCAGAGGCTGAATTCAAATTGGAACATTTATATCAGCAAACAGAAATTTCCCTGTTGTTTCTAAAATCGTCTATTGAAAGTGGAAAGCTTCTCCATTTTATTGCAACTAAAAGGAACTTATTTGAACAGAAAATATCAAAGGCACATAAAACTAAACTTTTGGAAAAGGTCACATTTCTTCTGGATAATGGACAAAGCATTGTCAGTCAGTTTCTGTGGGATACAAATGAACTCGGGAAATTCCTTGTTGTTCGTGAAGAGATTAAGAAAATGGCAATAGCTAGTGCAGTAGATAATACTGAAAACTTTAAGACTACACTGTTTTCATACAAAAGTTTTTCAGATTATATG GAAAACTAA